The window TTACCTTTTAACTGACTGAACAGCAATTCAATTTGCCATCTAATCTTGTAAAGGGCGGCTATCATGTCGGGACGAAGGTCGAACAGGTTGGTGAGGAACTCGAACTTGCGTTTCAACACCCTGTCGTAGAACACCACCTTGCGCAACATCAGCTTGCCCTGCCCATTGTCCTCCTTGACGGTCACCTCTATGATGGTGTCCTCCAGCACGCCGCTATGAATGCATTCTTCAACGTGAAGCTCTTGTTCCACCTTGTAAACGGCGTCGTCCTTGATGCGGGTGACGAAGCCGGCCCCCTTCTTGCCGAACAGCTTGAAGGCCTTGTAGTCGTTGTATCCCTTGTCGAAGACGTAAATGGTGTTGTCGTCGGGGCTGAGTTTCTTCAACAGCGCGTGGTCGTGCGTGGCGGCGGACGTGAACCATACCATCTTGGGAACGGGCTCGTCCACATTGATGACGGTGTGCACCTTGATCCCCCCTTTGCGTTTACCGTTAGAGGGTGTTCTGCCGACGCACTTCAGGATGTCCTGAAACAAGCTGATGACCGTGCTGTCGAAGATCTCGACCTGCTTGTTCAACACGGCCTTGAACCGGGTGTCCGAGATCACGTGTTGATACTCGCGGAGCAAATCGTGATACACGCCCGAGAAGAAATCAACACTCCGGCGCTTGTTGGCGTCCGACAATGTGCTCCTGTAGGGTATGTGGCCGAGTTAGAAATGCCTGGTCTTGCCTGAAAGACCGAGCATTGCGCCCGCCACCTCTCGCAGGGAGGAGCATTTGGCGAAAACACAAAATAACATGCTTATGAGGTGATCCTTGGCCATGAAACGTTTCACGTAATGATCAGCCTTGTGGCGTTTGCTGTTTCGAGCGATGATTCCTGAATCTATCATAGATATGAGCTGTCCGAAAACCGATTGTCCGAAAAAATAAGTACTTTTGTTCATTGTAGTCTTGTTTTGTGCTAAATACAAAGCTACAATTATTAGTACGATGGGCAAACTCAGATTTGCCCTCGTACTTCTTCAGAAAAAAGTTTTATCGGACAACAGTGATATCTTTTTTCAATATCGGATGCCATTACTTTGATCTGGGGCCTAAGTTCAACTTAGAAGTGCAACATCCACGTGTTGTTTTTTGAAATGATTCTTCACAACAATCATGAAAAACACCGGGGGGGTTTGCCTAACGGCCGGGGGCGCGCAAGCCCCCGAAGAGAGTCGGACAGCAACATAAAAGAAAAAGGAGACCGAAGTCTCCCTAAAATTAACTATTATGTTGCTTATGAAAAAATACAAACAGTTAACTTCAGAACAAAGGTACGCGATTTATTTAGGTTTAGAAAACGGTGACACCCAGCGGACGATCGCGAGCTTGATAGGTGTCAGTCCTTCAGCGGTGTCCAGGGAGTTGCAGCGCAACAAGGACAAGCGCGGGGGCTACTCGTGGCGACTGGCCCACGAGATGGCGATGGAGAGAAGGGAACGCCTGCCCGGCAACCGGTCCACCCCGGAATGGATCAAACAAAAGGTGATCCGGCTCGTGCGCAAGGACTGGTCGCCCGGGCAAATCAGCGGACACCTGAGAAAGAAGGAGAATATCCGGGTCTCCCACGAGACCATCTACAAGTGGATCCGGGAGGACAAGAAGGCCGGGGGCGACCTTTACAAGCATTGCCGTCACAGGCTCAAGCACCGCAAGAGACCGGTGGGCTCCGTTAGAGGCATCCCCAACCGCAGGAGCATCCGGGAAAGGCCCGTGGAGGCCGACGGGAAGCGCTTCGGCGACTTCGAGATGGACACGATGATAGGGGCCGACCAGTCGGAGGCGATACTGACGGTGACGGAAAGGAAGACGAACCTCGTGATGATCGGGGAACTGCCCCGCGGAAGGGACTCGAAAGGGTTGGCCAAGGTGCTGTGCCGCATGTTGCTACCCTACAAGGACGTGATAAGGACGATCACCACGGACAACGGCTTGGAGTTCGCGGCGCACGAACGGATCACGGAGATGCTGGAAGCCCCGGTGTACTTCACCGACCCCTATTCGGCATGGCAAAAAGGATCGATCGAAAACGCGAACAAGCTCATCCGGCAATACATCCTCAAGGGGGCGTCCTTCAAGAACTGAAATTCCCGCTTTTTTCTAACCAGATTATTGTCAATCACACGTAATTTACTGATAAATAGTGAAAATATTTTGGAAAACCCTTGTTTTTCTCAAACAATATGGTTACATTTGTAACCATATTGAAGATTCATTGTCATGGGAAAAAGGGTCATCGAGATCAAGGCGAAGAATGGAACGGTATATCTCTACGAGGATGAGTCATACTGGGACAGGGAAAAGGGTTACTCAACGCACAAGCGCACCTGTATTGGCAAGAAGGGGGCAGATGGTGAGGCTATTTACAACACTTACTATAGGAACCGGGAAAAGATGCATCAACTAGCCGCAGAGGTAAAGAAGCCCAACGAGGTATCCAACACCACATTCGTTGGAGAGACGATGATACTTGACAAGGTGACCCGGGATACTGGTGTTTCACGCGTTTTGACCGAGAGCTTCGGGGAAAATGATGCCCGCAAGATCATCGCGTTGTCTTACTACCAGATATGTCGGGGGAAGGCATTGAGCAACGCGGAAGACTGGTTGGAGCAGCGCGGTTTGGGGAATATGGGGTTGAGTTCACAAAGGGTATCCGAATTGCTCGAGAGATTGAAGCAAGACAAGGTGAGCACGTTCTTTCAACTCTGGGCGGGGGAACACGCGGAAAAAGGGAGCCAGCTATTCGATTTGACCAGCGTGAGTACCTACGGCAAACGAAACCCTTACGCGGAGTACGGGTACAACAGGGATAGGGAAAACCTCGAGCAAATCAACCTGGCACTGCTGACCTCGTGTGGGAGCGGGCTGCCTATGTGGTACCAGGTGCTCCCCGGGAGCATGTCCGACAAGGTGATCCTGGATCAGGTGTTGTCGATGATGAAGAAGATGGAAGTCCCAAGGTTTACCTTCGTGGGTGATCGCGGTTTTTATAGTGACTACAACCTTGAGCTGTTGTCACGCGAGGGCTACAAGTTCACCATCCCGGTGCCGTCCAATGTCGCATGGCAAAAGAAATTGATCGCGGAACATCGCGACACACTTGTGCGCCCGGGGAACCTGATCGAGCAAAATGGGAGTATCATGTACGGGAAGACCATCTACAAGACTACCTCTGCTCATGGCAGAACCTGGTATCACCTGTATTTTGACCCCGCGAGAAAAGACAAGATCATAGCCTCTTTCATGCAAAAGCTAAGGGCTTTGAAAGATGAGCTGGAAGCAGACAAGCTTGTAGAATCACACCGGACGATGTATGAGCGTTACTTCATCGTCAAGGAGACCCCCGTTCGGGGCCGGTCGGTGAATTATAACGATGAGGCGATACAGGAGTTCATCAACAGTGACAGTTGTTACTGGGTACTGATCTCTACCTCAGCCAAAACGGCGGTTCAGGCACTGGAACAATACCGGGAGAGAAACGGTGTGGAATTGTACTTCGATGATGAGAAGAATCTCCTGGACTTGAGACGCCTGAAGAACCATAGCGAGCAGACGATCAAGGGTAAAATTTTCGTGACCTTCATCTCTCTGATCATCCTTGCAAGGTTACGAAAAATGGTGGGCCAGATTGACAAGAAGAAACGCAAACACTGGTCTGAACAAGATATGTTGCGCAAGGTGGAAACTTATGCAAGGGTTCACTTCGAGGGAAAATACAAGGATGTGTACTCCACACCCACCGCGGCTCAGCGACTAGTCTTCGACCTCCTGGAGATACCATACACCTTCAAGGGTAAGGAAAGAACATCGGGAAGAGAGCTGTAAATATGGTTACAAAAGCACGGGATTTTCGGTCAAGAACTATCCACCCGACAGATTGAAGCGGATACAGCACAGGCTGAATGAAAGACCGAGGAAAAAATTGGACTTTAACACACCCAAAGTTGAGTTTTACAAACAATTAATGTAAATTGCACTTGCTGCTTGACTCTGCCGGATATCTCCTTTTAAACTCCGCTAACGATCCAGTATGATCAAAATCGTGATGCGTTATGATGATATGTGTTAGCTTATCCAGTTTGATCTCATTCTGTTTTGATGCCTCCTCAAACAGTTCAATCTGATGAGGATACCCTGCATCAACCAGGAGCATATTTTCTTTATCCTGAATAATAACAGGATATATGGCCTGCGATGTACCATCATGCTCAAAGCTTATATCTAAAATATCTATTCTCATCCTGAACGCAAAGATAACTACTCTTTTGTTATCCCGACAATATCCGTTCTTCCCCTGCTTACCTGTTCCAGCTCTTCCAGATCGGGACCGGCAAGCAGGTGGAAGAGACGACTGTTTTCCCACTCCTTCACTTCAGTTCTTCAAGATGTTGGATGATGCAGAGAACTCCGGCGATCTCGCCGCTTCATTTGAACTCTTCTTGTCTGGAATCTTATGACATATCACCGAGAAAATTGTAACTTCGCGATCCAAATAAAAGAATCTGTGAAAGAGATATTGGAGTTATCGGAAAGAAACCGGCAGCGTGCCTGGGAGATTATCCGGGATACCGATCTCATCGGCATCTGGGAGTCGGTAGGAGCTACCGTTAACATTGTAGGATCGCTGAAGTTGAATCTGATGGTGAAACATTGTGATATTGATATGCATATCTATACAGATTCCCTTCGTGTATCCGATAGCTTCGCAGCAATAGCCAGACTGGCAGAGCATCCCTCCATCAGGAGGATTGAATATGCCAATCTGCTTAACGTTGAAGATGCCTGTCTAGAATGGCATGCTTGGTATGAAGACCTTGATGGCAAAATGTGGCATATCGACATGATCCATATCGTAAAAGGTTCCCGCTACGATGGTTATTTTGAGGTGGTGAGCGACCGAATTTTGGCCGTGCTGACCGAAGAGCAGCGTAATACGATATTGCGACTGAAATTTGAGACTCCAGACAATGAGAAGATCATGGGTATTGAATATTACCGCGCAGTCATCACCGGGGGGGTAAGAAGTTACGACGAGCTGCTCCGTTACAGACATGAGAATCCCGTGCCTGGTATATTGGAGTGGATGCCGTAGAGGGTCTATTTCAGCCTGATCAGCGACTGTTCAATCTCATTACGCAGCTCCTGTGGAGTCGCCCTGTTTCTGCCAACCTCCTTTAAAGCCTGTACGATTGCATCCCGCTCGATGCTCCAACGGAACCAGCCCAACGCCTCGGCCAGGACAATCCTTACTTCAGTATCATCGTTCTGATCCTTCAGTACCGTCAGGAGAGCGGAAACCTGCTGGTGGTTGTTGTAGTTGCGCAACATCCGGATGGCTGAGATCCGATCTTTCGGCGCAGCCTCCTTGTCCTGTATCACAGTCAGAGAGCGGTCGTACCGTTTCGCCTGCCCCTCAAAATAGCTGGTCATCTTCCCTGCAACCTCATCGGGTTGTGTCAGGTTTGAGGCAACCGTCTGGCGGGCAATCTCCTCCCGGATCTTCTCCAGGTTGAACATCGGGAGTGATCCCTGTGCAGCATACTGAACCCGTTGACTTTCATCTGCGAAGAGCACTGTCTCCACCAAAGGGGCGATCAGTCGATCATCGCCGTGATAACCGGCAAAACGGGCACCGTTACGGCGGATCAGTTCATAGGGGTCATCCAATGCCAGCAACAACGCCTCGGTGAGATAGTTGCCGGAAGAGTAAAGAATCCGTTGCAATGCCTGCATCCGGACACTGTAGTAGGGGTTTTCTTTCAGATGGCGAAGCAGCAGTTCTGGATATCCTTTGGGTGAGCTGTAGGAGAGCATCTTCAGGGCAATTGCCTGCAGGTTGGGGTTGTCACTCTGCAGGTACTCCTGCCATACCTTGCTCTTGTGGCGGTTCAAGGCCAGGTCGCGGTTCAGTTTCCGGCTCAAGGCCAACGGATCACCACCATCGGTGGCCGGGAGGAGCCGGTAGGTGGGATCGCCTATCAGGTGTGACTCGATCCACTGGAGCTCCCGCTGCCAGAATCCGATACGTGCTCCTTCGGCCAGCATGCCTATCAGCTCCATCGACCATTTGTCCTGAAGCACATTGACGGTGTTGCCTTGTGTCACCACCGTCTTGCCGTCGGTGAAGATATGATAGCCGGCCACATAACCCGGTTGGTGGAAGGAGCCGTTATAACAGGCATCGAAGATGGTGATGCGGGGTTGGGGCTGCAGTTTCCGGATATCGGCAAGCACAATGTTGATGT of the Petrimonas mucosa genome contains:
- a CDS encoding IS4 family transposase, coding for MSDANKRRSVDFFSGVYHDLLREYQHVISDTRFKAVLNKQVEIFDSTVISLFQDILKCVGRTPSNGKRKGGIKVHTVINVDEPVPKMVWFTSAATHDHALLKKLSPDDNTIYVFDKGYNDYKAFKLFGKKGAGFVTRIKDDAVYKVEQELHVEECIHSGVLEDTIIEVTVKEDNGQGKLMLRKVVFYDRVLKRKFEFLTNLFDLRPDMIAALYKIRWQIELLFSQLKGNFPLKYFLGDNENAIKTQIYCALIVNLLLTVVQKRLKRRWAFSNLVSFCRIHLFNYLHLMRFLENPERDWQRDDKNLGMLTLFRGAYF
- a CDS encoding DUF4372 domain-containing protein, whose translation is MNKSTYFFGQSVFGQLISMIDSGIIARNSKRHKADHYVKRFMAKDHLISMLFCVFAKCSSLREVAGAMLGLSGKTRHF
- a CDS encoding IS1634 family transposase, whose protein sequence is MGKRVIEIKAKNGTVYLYEDESYWDREKGYSTHKRTCIGKKGADGEAIYNTYYRNREKMHQLAAEVKKPNEVSNTTFVGETMILDKVTRDTGVSRVLTESFGENDARKIIALSYYQICRGKALSNAEDWLEQRGLGNMGLSSQRVSELLERLKQDKVSTFFQLWAGEHAEKGSQLFDLTSVSTYGKRNPYAEYGYNRDRENLEQINLALLTSCGSGLPMWYQVLPGSMSDKVILDQVLSMMKKMEVPRFTFVGDRGFYSDYNLELLSREGYKFTIPVPSNVAWQKKLIAEHRDTLVRPGNLIEQNGSIMYGKTIYKTTSAHGRTWYHLYFDPARKDKIIASFMQKLRALKDELEADKLVESHRTMYERYFIVKETPVRGRSVNYNDEAIQEFINSDSCYWVLISTSAKTAVQALEQYRERNGVELYFDDEKNLLDLRRLKNHSEQTIKGKIFVTFISLIILARLRKMVGQIDKKKRKHWSEQDMLRKVETYARVHFEGKYKDVYSTPTAAQRLVFDLLEIPYTFKGKERTSGREL
- a CDS encoding MBL fold metallo-hydrolase; the protein is MRIDILDISFEHDGTSQAIYPVIIQDKENMLLVDAGYPHQIELFEEASKQNEIKLDKLTHIIITHHDFDHTGSLAEFKRRYPAESSSKCNLH
- a CDS encoding HEAT repeat domain-containing protein gives rise to the protein MKKIKTIAIFYLLATLLTMAADRIIPESGKFESRFLVVIDSRSFEEATEEVMAYKAVLEEEGLGVVIMIGNWDNPLKLREEIRQIYRRKPVMEGAVFVGDIPVVRLRNFQHGTTAFKMNEKEFPIEESSVTSDRFYDDLDLEFRFLSIDEKNPRHFYYELTESSPQVVQSEFYSARMLPPVDMGEDVYELLRRYLRKVVEAHREVNYADRVRFFNGHGYNSDCLTTWHNQQFAIKELFPGAFRTAEGNAFYNFRQAPFMKYKLFERLQSPGTDIFVFHEHGAFDTQYINGPYPAPNLLGMGREGTTGPLEILSASLRNSYRRYSGERRETFAKRVLSEYALLPDFFSSERLDSTRVGDSLLAADINIVLADIRKLQPQPRITIFDACYNGSFHQPGYVAGYHIFTDGKTVVTQGNTVNVLQDKWSMELIGMLAEGARIGFWQRELQWIESHLIGDPTYRLLPATDGGDPLALSRKLNRDLALNRHKSKVWQEYLQSDNPNLQAIALKMLSYSSPKGYPELLLRHLKENPYYSVRMQALQRILYSSGNYLTEALLLALDDPYELIRRNGARFAGYHGDDRLIAPLVETVLFADESQRVQYAAQGSLPMFNLEKIREEIARQTVASNLTQPDEVAGKMTSYFEGQAKRYDRSLTVIQDKEAAPKDRISAIRMLRNYNNHQQVSALLTVLKDQNDDTEVRIVLAEALGWFRWSIERDAIVQALKEVGRNRATPQELRNEIEQSLIRLK